The following are encoded in a window of Heliangelus exortis chromosome 9, bHelExo1.hap1, whole genome shotgun sequence genomic DNA:
- the LOC139799878 gene encoding mucin-4-like isoform X1 gives MGTRGWTLSTFVGCCIWILHGLRAATALPFTTEEPLAPGTSIPIAAETERPYTQVMGTAETNIMTADAEMVKSTLMGSPESPSFPPGDELGTSVTAASDYGSTIPTMTNVTKPLNASQDTERGSAAHTTATTAATFTAQHPAVTPDTELDIMEATTDAPLGATPLFADVKEYISEAVTRGGAQDLDLDHTTSAMPFLTVPSSASANSLSSSQEGRLVSGAMGITPEPVGEIGSAAEESPSASVPGDAGDAVDGASSTSDSSHPSPESVTALGRVGNPGEASFLPGQAALSLTAPLALASSGDGDGQGAPAVSLDTPGSAPLLADTEAPTVTGDMATLLLPPRVPIGVQSDTNSPAPATGEQTPPLAADLQSPMDTSSISGAAYPPLGAGTSTLPTADDGAEMPVSPGFGTAQGVPLSPSLGVSQSWGTETGASQGADEPSDGLNSALGALNPTSSIPDGLSWPTAGVSAQEGEGAGDMAQAQGPRDSSPSEDTQSDVDPSGFSTQKDSANTGELPSGETGKVTNAELSPLSSLGDETGAAPALGQTSPPDSSPSGSAGLESDLLGAEGSGNLPGESPITLGAPYSPPWSAASPVSAAEPPVSPDLGAAQGAAVSPSLEGSQPQGTAAGAAQGAGLPGADGPGTGLTSEWDASSSTSSGLVGPPSPALGQQLGTSLGLSREEGLGAGTTEQALGGGGSETGFEPSLGSAAGSGTAAGLDQVLGAGSLSGLASPSDLVVEPSVSRGDEEGPMPATGPGLDSLSVSSLDSETVPVLAPAQETDSTGDAVPAENTEVESPYTEASPSGFSTQKDSANTGELPSGDIGEVTNAELSPLSPLGDEAGAAPALGQTSPPDSSPSGSAGLESDLLGAEGTGNLPGESPITPGAAYPPPGSAADLGAAQGAAVSPSLEGSQPQGTAAGAAQGAGLPGADGPGTGLTSEWDASSSTSSGLVGPPSPALGTSLGLSREEGLGAGTTEQALGGGGSETGFEPSLGSAAGSGTAAGLDQVLGAGSLSGLASPSDLVAAPSVSDSASPSALGGAGSAPGAPQPFLGAGLGVPPAAEKGAGEVAGNGGSLEQSQVPAGGEPLGSGAPAGAMLQSASSSTSLEGSLLLGMAGETANGASLPGAGGTGNGLSTGLEAAGPKEFPVSTSGIQSGVDLGLSGAKLSQVNVVELPGGALVNGGPSPVAKLGEGTGPVVQTAPESLAPSIPSSPKGTQPLVPVAPGGSGVSSGIATSMAAPLLSPGHELSSGLAPSGDTNSTPGTQSGGRPLVPEAQGGLAGEAGVVQTWSLEDEEDSGMVSTLEEASPRAPASPNAALALPSAPQRENTAEGTSAIPGLSTPLLGFPAVPLYSYGARENDQEYVERRVDFNSPLFKPETGFPFGKTLRDSLYFTDNGQIIFPSSDSNVFTYPNPPSRGFNGHEEVPMIAVFWDNADFSRGVGTTYYQEFLTLDTAKPPFVRDVEAKIRRYLRSSYSAAWTLKITWEKAPAYTARTDTRRTNTYQAVLTTDGFRSYILMLYQEGGMGWDYTRLAATNVLIGYTSGDGSYRNDDLTRRPPADKYRPDQFRGYNSDIRGLWIYKLESRVGVNYRMKCLAWTGQQQEPQMWSQDLPACPCSLQQGQQDPRFKSSRRGWWTARISMLHSSSPNQHGAGVRCLYDSQSQLIEGRQERYWRSSRQASPYRDQELKLYDWCCNQAGSAHLCTRYNKKRPKIGCDGYQSPSTAGSSEEVDSDSEEQRDGEDE, from the exons ATGGGGACCAGGGGATGGACCCTTTCTACCTTCGTGGGATGTTGCATATGGATTCTGCATG ggctCAGGGCTGCCACTGCCCTCCCTTTCACCACCGAGGAGCCGCTTGCCCCAGGGACATCTATTCCCATCgcagcagagacagagaggCCCTATACCCAGGTGATGGGCACTGCTGAGACAAATATCATGACAGCTGATGCTGAGATGGTCAAGAGCACCCTCATGGGGAGCCCAGAGAGtccatccttccctcctggGGATGAGCTGGGCACTTCGGTGACAGCAGCAAGTGACTATGGCTCTACAATACCAACTATGACAAATGTGACCAAGCCTCTTAATGCATCTCAAGATACTGAGAGGggttctgctgctcacactACAGCCACGACTGCTGCCACATTCACTGCACAGCACCCTGCTGTCACCCCAGACACAGAACTTGATATCATGGAGGCCACTACTGATGCACCCCTGGGAGCCACCCCTCTTTTTGCAGATGTGAAGGAGTATATCTCTGAGGCAGTGACCAGAGGAGGAGCACAAGATCTAGATCTAGACCACACTACCAGTGCTATGCCCTTCCTCACCGTCCCTTCATCAGCCAGTGCCAACTCCTTGAGCTCCAGTCAAGAGGGCAGGTTGGTTAGTGGGGCCATGGGCATCACCCCAGAGCCAGTGGGGGAAATAGgctcagctgctgaagaaagTCCCTCAGCTTCAGTGCCTGGAGATGCAGGAGATGCAGTGGATGGTGCATCCAGCACATCAGACTCATCCCACCCATCTCCGGAGAGCGTGACAGCATTGGGAAGAGTGGGAAACCCAGGGGAGGCATCCTTCCTACCTGGCCAGGCAGCTCTGAGCCTGACTGCTCCACTGGCACTGGCCAGCAGTGGCgatggggatgggcagggagcTCCTGCTGTGTCGTTGGACACTCCTGGTTCAGCCCCGTTGCTTGCAGACACTGAAGCACCCACAGTGACAGGGGACATGGCCACATTGCTACTGCCTCCCAGGGTTCCCATTGGTGTGCAGAGTGACACGAATTCCCCAGCCCCGGCCACTGGAGAGCAGACACCACCACTTGCTGCTGACCTGCAATCCCCCATGGACACCTCCAGCATTTCTGGGGCTGCTTACCCACCCCTGGGGGCTGGGACCAGCACCCTGCCTACAGCTGACGATGGGGCAGAGATGCCAGTGAGCCCAGGCTTTGGTACTGCACAAGGAGTACCCTTGTCTCCATCCCTTGGAGTGTCCCAGTCATGGGGGACAGAAACTGgtgcttcccagggagctgatGAACCTAGTGATGGCTTGAATTCAGCTTTGGGTGCCCTCAACCCAACATCTTCCATACCTGATGGACTGTCATGGCCCACTGCTGGGGTCTCGGCTCAAGAGGGTGAAGGTGCAGGGGACATGGCACAGGCACAAGGTCCTAGGGATAGCAGTCCCTCTGAAGATACCCAGAGTGATGTGGATCCTTCAGGCTTCAGCACTCAGAAGGATTCTGCCAACACTGGAGAGCTGCCATCTGGAGAAACAGGGAAGGTGACAAATGCAGAACTGTCCCCTCTATCATCTCTTGGGGATGaaacaggagcagccccagcactgggacAAACGTCCCCGCCTGATTCTTCACcttctggcagtgctgggctggagtCTGACCTCCTAGGGGCTGAAGGATCAGGGAACCTTCCTGGTGAATCCCCCATCACTCTTGGGGCTCCTTACTCACCCCCATGGTCTGCAGCCAGCCCCGTGTCTGCGGCAGAGCCACCAGTGAGCCCTGACCTCggtgctgcccagggagcagctgtgtCTCCATCCCTTGAGGGCTCACAGCCACAGGGAACAGCAGCtggtgctgcccagggagcaggtctccctggagctgatGGACCAGGCACTGGCTTGACTTCAGAATGGGATGCCTCCAGCTCAACATCTTCTGGACTGGTAGGACCTCCATCACCTGCCCTTGGGCAACAGCTTGGAACAAGCCTGGGTCTGTCAAGAGAAGAGGGCCTTGGAGCTGGCACAACAgagcaggcactgggaggaggaggcagtgaGACAGGGTTTGAGCcatccctgggctctgctgcaggcagtgggaCAGCAGCTGGATTGGATCAAGTGCTTGGTGCAGGTTCCTTGTCTGGTCTTGCCTCTCCCAGTGATCTTGTTGTGGAACCCTCTGTTTCAAGAGGTGATGAAGAAGGACCCATGCCAGCCACAGGCCCTGGCCTTGACAGCCTCTCTGTGTCCTCTCTGGACAGTGAAACTGTCCCAGTCCTTGCTCCAGCACAGGAGACTGATAGCACAGGGGATGCAGTAccagcagaaaacacagaggtAGAAAGTCCTTACACAGAGGCAAGTCCTTCAGGCTTCAGCACTCAGAAGGATTCTGCCAACACTGGAGAGCTGCCATCTGGAGACATAGGGGAGGTGACAAATGCAGAACTGTCCCCTCTATCACCCCTTGGGGAtgaagcaggagcagccccagcactgggacAAACGTCCCCGCCTGATTCTTCACcttctggcagtgctgggctggagtCTGACCTCCTGGGGGCTGAGGGAACAGGGAACCTTCCTGGTGAATCCCCCATCACTCCTGGGGCTGCTTACCcacccccaggctctgcagctgaCCTCggtgctgcccagggagcagctgtgtCTCCATCCCTTGAGGGCTCACAGCCACAGGGAACAGCAGCtggtgctgcccagggagcaggtctccctggagctgatGGACCAGGCACTGGCTTGACTTCAGAATGGGATGCCTCCAGCTCAACATCTTCTGGACTGGTAGGACCTCCATCACCTGCCCTTGGAACAAGCCTGGGTCTGTCAAGAGAAGAGGGCCTTGGAGCTGGCACAACAgagcaggcactgggaggaggaggcagtgaGACAGGGTTTGAGCcatccctgggctctgctgcaggcagtgggaCAGCAGCTGGATTGGATCAAGTGCTTGGTGCAGGTTCCTTGTCTGGTCTTGCCTCTCCCAGTGATCTGGTCGCAGCACCCTCTGTTTCAGATTCAGCCAGCCCAAGTGCCCTCGGAGGAGCAGGCAGTGCTCCTGGAGCTCCACAGCCTTTCCTGGGTGCTGGGCTTGGggtccctcctgctgcagaaaaaggGGCAGGTGAAGTGGCTGGTAATGGAGGGTCTCTGGAGCAGTCCCAGGTCCCTGCTGGAGGGGAACCTCTTGGTTCAGGAGCCCCTGCTGGAGCCATGTTGCAGTCTGCATCTTCTTCCACATCTCTGGAAGGATCTTTGTTGCTTGGGATGGCTGGTGAAACTGCCAATGGAGCAAGCCTTCCAGGAGCCGGTGGGACTGGCAATGGCTTGAGCACAGGCTTGGAGGCTGCTGGCCCTAAGGAATTCCCTGTGTCCACCTCTGGCATCCAGAGTGGTGTTGACCTTGGACTTTCTGGTGCAAAACTGAGCCAAGTCAATGTAGTGGAGCTGCCTGGAGGAGCCTTGGTGAATGGAGGACCTTCCCCTGTTGCCAAACTGGGAGAGGGAACAGGACCCGTTGTACAGACTGCACCAGAATCACTGGCCCCATCTatcccttcctcccccaaaGGGACACAGCCCCTGGTCCCAGTGGCTCCAGGTGGCAGTGGTGTCTCCAGTGGCATAGCCACCTCGATGGCTGCTCCTCTACTTTCTCCTGGGCATGAGCTGAGCTCAGGGCTGGCACCCAGTGGAGACACCAACTCTACCCCTGGCACCCAGAGTGGGGGCAGACCCCTGGTGCCAGAGGCACAGGGtgggctggcaggagaggctggagtTGTTCAGACATGGTCTCTTGAAGATGAGGAGGATTCAGGGATGGTGTCAACTTTAGAAGAAGCATCCCCCCGTGCCCCTGCATCCCCCAATGCTGCCCTAGCACTGCCTTCTGctccacagagagaaaacactGCAGAGGGGACATCTGCAATCCCTGGACTTTCTACTCCACTTTTGGGAT ttccagCTGTGCCCCTCTACAGTTACGGAGCGAGAGAAAATGACCAGGAGTATGTGGAAAGGAGGGTGGATTTCAACTCTCCACTTTTCAAGCCTGAGACTGGATTCCCATTTGGGAAAACCCTGCGTGACTCTCTCTAT TTTACAGACAATGGACAAATAATTTTCCCATCCTCGGACAGCAATGTCTTCACATACCCCAACCCTCCTTCCCGAGGATTCAATGGCCATGAAGAGGTTCCCATGATTGCTGTGTTTTGGGACAACGCCGACTTCTCCAGAGGTGTCGGCACCACCTATTACCAG GAGTTCCTCACCCTTGACACAGCTAAACCTCCATTTGTCCGGGATGTGGAAGCGAAGATTCGTCGGTACCTGAGGTCCTCCTACTCTGCAGCCTGGACCCTGAAGATCACCTGGGAGAAGGCACCTGCCTACACTGCACGGACTGACACCCGGAGG ACGAACACATACCAGGCTGTCCTCACCACTGATGGCTTCAGGTCCTACATCCTTATGCTGTACCAGGAGGGAGGCATGGGATGGGATTACACCAGGCTGGCTGCCACCAACGTGCTCATCGGCTACACCAG TGGGGATGGTTCTTACCGCAACGATGACCTGACTCGAAGACCTCCAGCAGATAAATATCGCCCTGACCAGTTCAGGGGCTACAACTCAG acaTCCGTGGGCTGTGGATTTACAAGCTGGAGAGCCGTGTGGGTGTTAACTACCGGATGAAGTGCCTGGCATGGACCGGGCAGCAGCAAGAACCACAGATGTGGAGCCAAgatctgcctgcctgcccctgctcctTGCAGCAAGGGCAGCAGGACCCACGCTTCAAGAGCAGCCGCAGAG GCTGGTGGACTGCCCGTATCTCCATGCTGCACTCCTCCTCTCCCAACCAGCACGGCGCTGGAGTCCGCTGCCTGTACGACAGCCAGAGCCAGCTCATCgaggggaggcaggagaggtaCTGGAGGTCCTCCAGGCAGGCATCCCCATACCGTG ACCAGGAGCTGAAGTTGTACGACTGGTGCTGTAACCAGGCAGGCAGTGCCCACCTCTGCACCCGCTACAACAAGAAGAGACCCAAGATCGGCTGTGACGGATACCAATCACCCAGCACAG CAGGTTCCTCAGAGGAGGTAGATAGTG
- the LOC139799878 gene encoding mucin-4-like isoform X2 → MGTRGWTLSTFVGCCIWILHGLRAATALPFTTEEPLAPGTSIPIAAETERPYTQVMGTAETNIMTADAEMVKSTLMGSPESPSFPPGDELGTSVTAASDYGSTIPTMTNVTKPLNASQDTERGSAAHTTATTAATFTAQHPAVTPDTELDIMEATTDAPLGATPLFADVKEYISEAVTRGGAQDLDLDHTTSAMPFLTVPSSASANSLSSSQEGRLVSGAMGITPEPVGEIGSAAEESPSASVPGDAGDAVDGASSTSDSSHPSPESVTALGRVGNPGEASFLPGQAALSLTAPLALASSGDGDGQGAPAVSLDTPGSAPLLADTEAPTVTGDMATLLLPPRVPIGVQSDTNSPAPATGEQTPPLAADLQSPMDTSSISGAAYPPLGAGTSTLPTADDGAEMPVSPGFGTAQGVPLSPSLGVSQSWGTETGASQGADEPSDGLNSALGALNPTSSIPDGLSWPTAGVSAQEGEGAGDMAQAQGPRDSSPSEDTQSDVDPSGFSTQKDSANTGELPSGETGKVTNAELSPLSSLGDETGAAPALGQTSPPDSSPSGSAGLESDLLGAEGSGNLPGESPITLGAPYSPPWSAASPVSAAEPPVSPDLGAAQGAAVSPSLEGSQPQGTAAGAAQGAGLPGADGPGTGLTSEWDASSSTSSGLVGPPSPALGQQLGTSLGLSREEGLGAGTTEQALGGGGSETGFEPSLGSAAGSGTAAGLDQVLGAGSLSGLASPSDLVVEPSVSRGDEEGPMPATGPGLDSLSVSSLDSETVPVLAPAQETDSTGDAVPAENTEVESPYTEASPSGFSTQKDSANTGELPSGDIGEVTNAELSPLSPLGDEAGAAPALGQTSPPDSSPSGSAGLESDLLGAEGTGNLPGESPITPGAAYPPPGSAADLGAAQGAAVSPSLEGSQPQGTAAGAAQGAGLPGADGPGTGLTSEWDASSSTSSGLVGPPSPALGTSLGLSREEGLGAGTTEQALGGGGSETGFEPSLGSAAGSGTAAGLDQVLGAGSLSGLASPSDLVAAPSVSDSASPSALGGAGSAPGAPQPFLGAGLGVPPAAEKGAGEVAGNGGSLEQSQVPAGGEPLGSGAPAGAMLQSASSSTSLEGSLLLGMAGETANGASLPGAGGTGNGLSTGLEAAGPKEFPVSTSGIQSGVDLGLSGAKLSQVNVVELPGGALVNGGPSPVAKLGEGTGPVVQTAPESLAPSIPSSPKGTQPLVPVAPGGSGVSSGIATSMAAPLLSPGHELSSGLAPSGDTNSTPGTQSGGRPLVPEAQGGLAGEAGVVQTWSLEDEEDSGMVSTLEEASPRAPASPNAALALPSAPQRENTAEGTSAIPGLSTPLLGFPAVPLYSYGARENDQEYVERRVDFNSPLFKPETGFPFGKTLRDSLYFTDNGQIIFPSSDSNVFTYPNPPSRGFNGHEEVPMIAVFWDNADFSRGVGTTYYQEFLTLDTAKPPFVRDVEAKIRRYLRSSYSAAWTLKITWEKAPAYTARTDTRRTNTYQAVLTTDGFRSYILMLYQEGGMGWDYTRLAATNVLIGYTSGDGSYRNDDLTRRPPADKYRPDQFRGYNSDIRGLWIYKLESRVGVNYRMKCLAWTGQQQEPQMWSQDLPACPCSLQQGQQDPRFKSSRRGWWTARISMLHSSSPNQHGAGVRCLYDSQSQLIEGRQERYWRSSRQASPYRDQELKLYDWCCNQAGSAHLCTRYNKKRPKIGCDGYQSPSTGSSEEVDSDSEEQRDGEDE, encoded by the exons ATGGGGACCAGGGGATGGACCCTTTCTACCTTCGTGGGATGTTGCATATGGATTCTGCATG ggctCAGGGCTGCCACTGCCCTCCCTTTCACCACCGAGGAGCCGCTTGCCCCAGGGACATCTATTCCCATCgcagcagagacagagaggCCCTATACCCAGGTGATGGGCACTGCTGAGACAAATATCATGACAGCTGATGCTGAGATGGTCAAGAGCACCCTCATGGGGAGCCCAGAGAGtccatccttccctcctggGGATGAGCTGGGCACTTCGGTGACAGCAGCAAGTGACTATGGCTCTACAATACCAACTATGACAAATGTGACCAAGCCTCTTAATGCATCTCAAGATACTGAGAGGggttctgctgctcacactACAGCCACGACTGCTGCCACATTCACTGCACAGCACCCTGCTGTCACCCCAGACACAGAACTTGATATCATGGAGGCCACTACTGATGCACCCCTGGGAGCCACCCCTCTTTTTGCAGATGTGAAGGAGTATATCTCTGAGGCAGTGACCAGAGGAGGAGCACAAGATCTAGATCTAGACCACACTACCAGTGCTATGCCCTTCCTCACCGTCCCTTCATCAGCCAGTGCCAACTCCTTGAGCTCCAGTCAAGAGGGCAGGTTGGTTAGTGGGGCCATGGGCATCACCCCAGAGCCAGTGGGGGAAATAGgctcagctgctgaagaaagTCCCTCAGCTTCAGTGCCTGGAGATGCAGGAGATGCAGTGGATGGTGCATCCAGCACATCAGACTCATCCCACCCATCTCCGGAGAGCGTGACAGCATTGGGAAGAGTGGGAAACCCAGGGGAGGCATCCTTCCTACCTGGCCAGGCAGCTCTGAGCCTGACTGCTCCACTGGCACTGGCCAGCAGTGGCgatggggatgggcagggagcTCCTGCTGTGTCGTTGGACACTCCTGGTTCAGCCCCGTTGCTTGCAGACACTGAAGCACCCACAGTGACAGGGGACATGGCCACATTGCTACTGCCTCCCAGGGTTCCCATTGGTGTGCAGAGTGACACGAATTCCCCAGCCCCGGCCACTGGAGAGCAGACACCACCACTTGCTGCTGACCTGCAATCCCCCATGGACACCTCCAGCATTTCTGGGGCTGCTTACCCACCCCTGGGGGCTGGGACCAGCACCCTGCCTACAGCTGACGATGGGGCAGAGATGCCAGTGAGCCCAGGCTTTGGTACTGCACAAGGAGTACCCTTGTCTCCATCCCTTGGAGTGTCCCAGTCATGGGGGACAGAAACTGgtgcttcccagggagctgatGAACCTAGTGATGGCTTGAATTCAGCTTTGGGTGCCCTCAACCCAACATCTTCCATACCTGATGGACTGTCATGGCCCACTGCTGGGGTCTCGGCTCAAGAGGGTGAAGGTGCAGGGGACATGGCACAGGCACAAGGTCCTAGGGATAGCAGTCCCTCTGAAGATACCCAGAGTGATGTGGATCCTTCAGGCTTCAGCACTCAGAAGGATTCTGCCAACACTGGAGAGCTGCCATCTGGAGAAACAGGGAAGGTGACAAATGCAGAACTGTCCCCTCTATCATCTCTTGGGGATGaaacaggagcagccccagcactgggacAAACGTCCCCGCCTGATTCTTCACcttctggcagtgctgggctggagtCTGACCTCCTAGGGGCTGAAGGATCAGGGAACCTTCCTGGTGAATCCCCCATCACTCTTGGGGCTCCTTACTCACCCCCATGGTCTGCAGCCAGCCCCGTGTCTGCGGCAGAGCCACCAGTGAGCCCTGACCTCggtgctgcccagggagcagctgtgtCTCCATCCCTTGAGGGCTCACAGCCACAGGGAACAGCAGCtggtgctgcccagggagcaggtctccctggagctgatGGACCAGGCACTGGCTTGACTTCAGAATGGGATGCCTCCAGCTCAACATCTTCTGGACTGGTAGGACCTCCATCACCTGCCCTTGGGCAACAGCTTGGAACAAGCCTGGGTCTGTCAAGAGAAGAGGGCCTTGGAGCTGGCACAACAgagcaggcactgggaggaggaggcagtgaGACAGGGTTTGAGCcatccctgggctctgctgcaggcagtgggaCAGCAGCTGGATTGGATCAAGTGCTTGGTGCAGGTTCCTTGTCTGGTCTTGCCTCTCCCAGTGATCTTGTTGTGGAACCCTCTGTTTCAAGAGGTGATGAAGAAGGACCCATGCCAGCCACAGGCCCTGGCCTTGACAGCCTCTCTGTGTCCTCTCTGGACAGTGAAACTGTCCCAGTCCTTGCTCCAGCACAGGAGACTGATAGCACAGGGGATGCAGTAccagcagaaaacacagaggtAGAAAGTCCTTACACAGAGGCAAGTCCTTCAGGCTTCAGCACTCAGAAGGATTCTGCCAACACTGGAGAGCTGCCATCTGGAGACATAGGGGAGGTGACAAATGCAGAACTGTCCCCTCTATCACCCCTTGGGGAtgaagcaggagcagccccagcactgggacAAACGTCCCCGCCTGATTCTTCACcttctggcagtgctgggctggagtCTGACCTCCTGGGGGCTGAGGGAACAGGGAACCTTCCTGGTGAATCCCCCATCACTCCTGGGGCTGCTTACCcacccccaggctctgcagctgaCCTCggtgctgcccagggagcagctgtgtCTCCATCCCTTGAGGGCTCACAGCCACAGGGAACAGCAGCtggtgctgcccagggagcaggtctccctggagctgatGGACCAGGCACTGGCTTGACTTCAGAATGGGATGCCTCCAGCTCAACATCTTCTGGACTGGTAGGACCTCCATCACCTGCCCTTGGAACAAGCCTGGGTCTGTCAAGAGAAGAGGGCCTTGGAGCTGGCACAACAgagcaggcactgggaggaggaggcagtgaGACAGGGTTTGAGCcatccctgggctctgctgcaggcagtgggaCAGCAGCTGGATTGGATCAAGTGCTTGGTGCAGGTTCCTTGTCTGGTCTTGCCTCTCCCAGTGATCTGGTCGCAGCACCCTCTGTTTCAGATTCAGCCAGCCCAAGTGCCCTCGGAGGAGCAGGCAGTGCTCCTGGAGCTCCACAGCCTTTCCTGGGTGCTGGGCTTGGggtccctcctgctgcagaaaaaggGGCAGGTGAAGTGGCTGGTAATGGAGGGTCTCTGGAGCAGTCCCAGGTCCCTGCTGGAGGGGAACCTCTTGGTTCAGGAGCCCCTGCTGGAGCCATGTTGCAGTCTGCATCTTCTTCCACATCTCTGGAAGGATCTTTGTTGCTTGGGATGGCTGGTGAAACTGCCAATGGAGCAAGCCTTCCAGGAGCCGGTGGGACTGGCAATGGCTTGAGCACAGGCTTGGAGGCTGCTGGCCCTAAGGAATTCCCTGTGTCCACCTCTGGCATCCAGAGTGGTGTTGACCTTGGACTTTCTGGTGCAAAACTGAGCCAAGTCAATGTAGTGGAGCTGCCTGGAGGAGCCTTGGTGAATGGAGGACCTTCCCCTGTTGCCAAACTGGGAGAGGGAACAGGACCCGTTGTACAGACTGCACCAGAATCACTGGCCCCATCTatcccttcctcccccaaaGGGACACAGCCCCTGGTCCCAGTGGCTCCAGGTGGCAGTGGTGTCTCCAGTGGCATAGCCACCTCGATGGCTGCTCCTCTACTTTCTCCTGGGCATGAGCTGAGCTCAGGGCTGGCACCCAGTGGAGACACCAACTCTACCCCTGGCACCCAGAGTGGGGGCAGACCCCTGGTGCCAGAGGCACAGGGtgggctggcaggagaggctggagtTGTTCAGACATGGTCTCTTGAAGATGAGGAGGATTCAGGGATGGTGTCAACTTTAGAAGAAGCATCCCCCCGTGCCCCTGCATCCCCCAATGCTGCCCTAGCACTGCCTTCTGctccacagagagaaaacactGCAGAGGGGACATCTGCAATCCCTGGACTTTCTACTCCACTTTTGGGAT ttccagCTGTGCCCCTCTACAGTTACGGAGCGAGAGAAAATGACCAGGAGTATGTGGAAAGGAGGGTGGATTTCAACTCTCCACTTTTCAAGCCTGAGACTGGATTCCCATTTGGGAAAACCCTGCGTGACTCTCTCTAT TTTACAGACAATGGACAAATAATTTTCCCATCCTCGGACAGCAATGTCTTCACATACCCCAACCCTCCTTCCCGAGGATTCAATGGCCATGAAGAGGTTCCCATGATTGCTGTGTTTTGGGACAACGCCGACTTCTCCAGAGGTGTCGGCACCACCTATTACCAG GAGTTCCTCACCCTTGACACAGCTAAACCTCCATTTGTCCGGGATGTGGAAGCGAAGATTCGTCGGTACCTGAGGTCCTCCTACTCTGCAGCCTGGACCCTGAAGATCACCTGGGAGAAGGCACCTGCCTACACTGCACGGACTGACACCCGGAGG ACGAACACATACCAGGCTGTCCTCACCACTGATGGCTTCAGGTCCTACATCCTTATGCTGTACCAGGAGGGAGGCATGGGATGGGATTACACCAGGCTGGCTGCCACCAACGTGCTCATCGGCTACACCAG TGGGGATGGTTCTTACCGCAACGATGACCTGACTCGAAGACCTCCAGCAGATAAATATCGCCCTGACCAGTTCAGGGGCTACAACTCAG acaTCCGTGGGCTGTGGATTTACAAGCTGGAGAGCCGTGTGGGTGTTAACTACCGGATGAAGTGCCTGGCATGGACCGGGCAGCAGCAAGAACCACAGATGTGGAGCCAAgatctgcctgcctgcccctgctcctTGCAGCAAGGGCAGCAGGACCCACGCTTCAAGAGCAGCCGCAGAG GCTGGTGGACTGCCCGTATCTCCATGCTGCACTCCTCCTCTCCCAACCAGCACGGCGCTGGAGTCCGCTGCCTGTACGACAGCCAGAGCCAGCTCATCgaggggaggcaggagaggtaCTGGAGGTCCTCCAGGCAGGCATCCCCATACCGTG ACCAGGAGCTGAAGTTGTACGACTGGTGCTGTAACCAGGCAGGCAGTGCCCACCTCTGCACCCGCTACAACAAGAAGAGACCCAAGATCGGCTGTGACGGATACCAATCACCCAGCACAG GTTCCTCAGAGGAGGTAGATAGTG